A region from the Aphis gossypii isolate Hap1 chromosome 1, ASM2018417v2, whole genome shotgun sequence genome encodes:
- the LOC114125485 gene encoding scoloptoxin SSD14-like isoform X2, whose amino-acid sequence MMGNFRSKTCIVLLVVVVLIAAISVLFVYTRNGSDGEKPDPEHELPPSFMPMGSYSNVGVVSNGGPCAQIGVDVMAKGGNAVDAAIATMLCDGVLCPEYMGIGGGFLMSIYDGKTKKVTTINARESAPAAATAEMFVKYPEKSILGGLAIAVPGELKGYSTIFKSYGSGKVSWKSLFEPTIELCENGIQISDRLEINMKNHEELIKNDPFLRRAFFDEKTGHVKKSGEHYTLPKLAETLKIVSVEGAEAIYNGSLTKQLVEDIKKVNGIITEKDLANYEVEVKESMPVHLKSGHTIHLGPPPSSGVILAYILRILDGILPAPNPGLDAHRFVEAFKFGFGERTHLGDHNFVNVTNIYDKITNDSYIDSIRNKISDTFTSLDPKYYGADYDSSENHGTANIVVTDSNGNTVVGTSTLNIYFGSGFVSPSTGINLNNEMDDFSTPGVINYYGIPSSPANFIAPGKRPMSSMCPTIITNKDGDFVLGAGAAGGSKITLATSYVTALKLWYNMTLKEVIDKPRIYHQLMPMVVQYEYGTTKSVVQTLKDIGHPVSRLKNTIGSAATAIAKSSSGMIETMPDWRRPGNSSGY is encoded by the exons ATGATGGGTAACTTCAG atcgAAAACTTGCATTGTTCTATTAGTAGTCGTGGTATTGATTGCTGCGATTTCAGTCCTATTCGTATATACACGAAATGGATCCGACGGTGAAAAACCAGACCCGGAACATGAGTTGCCACCATCGTTTATGCCAATGGGATCTTACAGCAACGTTGGCGTCGTGTCCAACGGCGGACCATGCGCACAGATCGGAGT ggATGTGATGGCCAAAGGAGGAAATGCCGTAGATGCCGCTATAGCAACAATGTTATGTGACGGTGTTCTATGTCCTGAGTACATGGGTATTGGTGGAGGATTTTTAATGAGCATTTACGAcggaaaaaccaaaaaagttACGACAATCAATGCACGGGAAAGTGCACCGGCTGCAGCAACTGCTGAAATGTTTGTTAAATATCCAGAAAAGTCAATACTTG GTGGCTTGGCGATCGCTGTTCCTGGGGAACTCAAAGGCTATTCGACGATTTTTAAGTCATACGGTAGTGGTAAAGTTTCATGGAAATCTTTATTTGAGCCAACTATTGAGTTATGCGAAAATGGAATACAGATCAGCGACCGTCTAGAGATAAACATGAAAAATCAcgaagaattaataaaaaatgatccaTTTCTTAG ACGAGCATTTTTCGATGAAAAAACTGGACATGTAAAAAAATCTGGAGAACATTACACGTTACCAAAGTTAGCAGAGACATTGAAAATCGTATCAGTTGAAGGTGCCGAAGCTATATATAATGGGTcattaacaaaacaattagtggaagatataaaaaaagtcaacGGTATCATAACCGAAAAAGACCTGGCCAATTATGA GGTAGAAGTTAAAGAATCTATGCCCGTACATTTAAAAAGTGGACATACAATACATTTGGGGCCACCACCTAGTTCTGGTGTAATATTAGCCTATATACTTCGAATATTGGACGGAATATTACCAGCACCAAATCCTGGATTAGATGCACATCGATTTGTAGAGGCTTTCAAATTTGGATTTGGCGAGAGAACACATTTAGGTGATCATAATTTCGTAAACGTAACCAAT atttatgataaaataacaaatgacAGCTATATTGATAGTattcgaaataaaatatccGATACATTCACTTCGTTGGACCCCAAGTACTATGGTGCTGACTATGATTCGTCAGAAAATCACGGAACTGCTAATATTGTTGTAACCGATTCGAATGGAAACACTGTCGTAGGAACCAgcactttaaatatata CTTTGGTTCTGGTTTTGTGTCTCCGAGCActggtattaatttaaacaacgaAATGGACGATTTTTCTACTCCCGGAGTTATTAACTATTACGGTATTCCATCCTCGCCTGCCAATTTCATTGCACCGGGCAAACGACCAATGTCATCGATGTGCCCTACAATAATCACCAATAAAGATGGAGATTTTGTTCTCGGAGCTGGAGCAGCAGGTGGATCAAAAATCACGCTTGCCACGTCCTAT gTGACAGCCCTAAAACTATGGTACAATATGACATTGAAAGAAGTCATAGACAAACCTAGAATTTACCACCAACTTATGCCTATGGTTGTTCAATATGAATACGGAACGACAAag TCCGTCGTACAAACACTTAAAGATATTGGGCATCCAGTAAGTAGATTGAAGAATACAATAGGTTCAGCAGCAACAGCAATTGCAAAGTCCTCTTCAGGAATGATCGAAACAATGCCAGATTGGAGGCGACCAGGAAATTCGTCCGGATACtaa
- the LOC114125485 gene encoding scoloptoxin SSD14-like isoform X1: MNKIRLDGVSAPERSSSVDISENTPILRSTKKKYRSKTCIVLLVVVVLIAAISVLFVYTRNGSDGEKPDPEHELPPSFMPMGSYSNVGVVSNGGPCAQIGVDVMAKGGNAVDAAIATMLCDGVLCPEYMGIGGGFLMSIYDGKTKKVTTINARESAPAAATAEMFVKYPEKSILGGLAIAVPGELKGYSTIFKSYGSGKVSWKSLFEPTIELCENGIQISDRLEINMKNHEELIKNDPFLRRAFFDEKTGHVKKSGEHYTLPKLAETLKIVSVEGAEAIYNGSLTKQLVEDIKKVNGIITEKDLANYEVEVKESMPVHLKSGHTIHLGPPPSSGVILAYILRILDGILPAPNPGLDAHRFVEAFKFGFGERTHLGDHNFVNVTNIYDKITNDSYIDSIRNKISDTFTSLDPKYYGADYDSSENHGTANIVVTDSNGNTVVGTSTLNIYFGSGFVSPSTGINLNNEMDDFSTPGVINYYGIPSSPANFIAPGKRPMSSMCPTIITNKDGDFVLGAGAAGGSKITLATSYVTALKLWYNMTLKEVIDKPRIYHQLMPMVVQYEYGTTKSVVQTLKDIGHPVSRLKNTIGSAATAIAKSSSGMIETMPDWRRPGNSSGY; the protein is encoded by the exons ATGAACAAAATTCGTTTGGACGGCGTTTCCGCGCCGGAAAGGAGTTCGTCGGTAGACATATCGGAAAATACACCGATACTCAGgagtacgaaaaaaaaatatag atcgAAAACTTGCATTGTTCTATTAGTAGTCGTGGTATTGATTGCTGCGATTTCAGTCCTATTCGTATATACACGAAATGGATCCGACGGTGAAAAACCAGACCCGGAACATGAGTTGCCACCATCGTTTATGCCAATGGGATCTTACAGCAACGTTGGCGTCGTGTCCAACGGCGGACCATGCGCACAGATCGGAGT ggATGTGATGGCCAAAGGAGGAAATGCCGTAGATGCCGCTATAGCAACAATGTTATGTGACGGTGTTCTATGTCCTGAGTACATGGGTATTGGTGGAGGATTTTTAATGAGCATTTACGAcggaaaaaccaaaaaagttACGACAATCAATGCACGGGAAAGTGCACCGGCTGCAGCAACTGCTGAAATGTTTGTTAAATATCCAGAAAAGTCAATACTTG GTGGCTTGGCGATCGCTGTTCCTGGGGAACTCAAAGGCTATTCGACGATTTTTAAGTCATACGGTAGTGGTAAAGTTTCATGGAAATCTTTATTTGAGCCAACTATTGAGTTATGCGAAAATGGAATACAGATCAGCGACCGTCTAGAGATAAACATGAAAAATCAcgaagaattaataaaaaatgatccaTTTCTTAG ACGAGCATTTTTCGATGAAAAAACTGGACATGTAAAAAAATCTGGAGAACATTACACGTTACCAAAGTTAGCAGAGACATTGAAAATCGTATCAGTTGAAGGTGCCGAAGCTATATATAATGGGTcattaacaaaacaattagtggaagatataaaaaaagtcaacGGTATCATAACCGAAAAAGACCTGGCCAATTATGA GGTAGAAGTTAAAGAATCTATGCCCGTACATTTAAAAAGTGGACATACAATACATTTGGGGCCACCACCTAGTTCTGGTGTAATATTAGCCTATATACTTCGAATATTGGACGGAATATTACCAGCACCAAATCCTGGATTAGATGCACATCGATTTGTAGAGGCTTTCAAATTTGGATTTGGCGAGAGAACACATTTAGGTGATCATAATTTCGTAAACGTAACCAAT atttatgataaaataacaaatgacAGCTATATTGATAGTattcgaaataaaatatccGATACATTCACTTCGTTGGACCCCAAGTACTATGGTGCTGACTATGATTCGTCAGAAAATCACGGAACTGCTAATATTGTTGTAACCGATTCGAATGGAAACACTGTCGTAGGAACCAgcactttaaatatata CTTTGGTTCTGGTTTTGTGTCTCCGAGCActggtattaatttaaacaacgaAATGGACGATTTTTCTACTCCCGGAGTTATTAACTATTACGGTATTCCATCCTCGCCTGCCAATTTCATTGCACCGGGCAAACGACCAATGTCATCGATGTGCCCTACAATAATCACCAATAAAGATGGAGATTTTGTTCTCGGAGCTGGAGCAGCAGGTGGATCAAAAATCACGCTTGCCACGTCCTAT gTGACAGCCCTAAAACTATGGTACAATATGACATTGAAAGAAGTCATAGACAAACCTAGAATTTACCACCAACTTATGCCTATGGTTGTTCAATATGAATACGGAACGACAAag TCCGTCGTACAAACACTTAAAGATATTGGGCATCCAGTAAGTAGATTGAAGAATACAATAGGTTCAGCAGCAACAGCAATTGCAAAGTCCTCTTCAGGAATGATCGAAACAATGCCAGATTGGAGGCGACCAGGAAATTCGTCCGGATACtaa